A window from Triticum aestivum cultivar Chinese Spring chromosome 6D, IWGSC CS RefSeq v2.1, whole genome shotgun sequence encodes these proteins:
- the LOC123146375 gene encoding callose synthase 3 isoform X1, with protein MASSSGRRPGAGPGPGGGSSTPAPASGGGRRILRTQTAGNLGESIFDSEVVPSSLVEIAPILRVANEVEASNPRVAYLCRFYAFEKAHRLDPTSSGRGVRQFKTALLQRLERENDPTLKGRVKQSDAREMQSFYQHYYKKYIQALQNAADKADRAQLTKAYQTAAVLFEVLKAVNVSQKIEVDQAILETHNQVEEKKKLYLPYNILPLDPDSAANQAIMRYPEIQASFHALRNTRGLPWPKDHEKKDDADLLEWLQALFGFQKDNVSNQREHLILLLANVHIREMSKPDQQSKLDDHALDIVMKKLFKNYKRWCKYLGRKSSLWLPTIQQEVQQRKLLYMGLYLLIWGEAANLRFMPECLCYIYHHMAFELYGMLAGNVSPTTGENVKPAYGGAEEAFLKKVVTPIYKIIEMEAERSKTMKSKHSHWRNYDDLNEYFWSRDCFRLGWPMRADADFFKTPNFVLNPRDQTNGEHRPAGNDHWMGKVNFVEIRSFWHIFRSFDRMWSFLILSLQAMVIVAWNGGTPGDIFDAGVFKQVLSIFITAAVMKMGQAILDIVLSWKARRSMSLAVKLRYILKLLSGAAWVVILPVTYAYTSDNPTGLNRTIKSWFGDGRNQPSLYILAVVIYLSPNMLAATLFIFPVLRRFLEKSNLKVVALIMWWSQPRLFVGRGMHEGAFSLFKYTMFWVVLLATKLVVSFYVEIRPLVQPTKDIMKVPITTFQWHEFFPHAKNNIGVVIALWAPIILVYFMDTQIWYAIFSTLVGGIYGACRRLGEIRTLGMLRSRFESLPKAFNDHLIPNDSKRRGFRSAFSSKPYKKPEDGKEEDKIAARFAQIWNLIITSFRQEDLIDNREKDLLLVPYCKDREMDMIQWPPFLLASKIPIALDMAADSGGKDRDLKKRMNSDPYFTYAIKECYASFKNVIYAVVVGPRERDVIQKIFKVVDDLVAADTLIKDLHMSNLPTLSKKFIELLVILQKNNKDDLGQVIILFQDMLEVVTRDIMEDQLTELLEPVHGGNNRKHEGITPLDQQEQEQLFTKAVEFEFPVKASDAWKEKIKRLHLLLTVKESAMDVPTNLDARRRISFFANSLFMDMPKAPKVRNMLPFSVLTPYYKEDVLFSSQALEEENEDGVSILFYLQKIYPDEWKNFLERVDCKNEEELRETEQTEDELRLWASYRGQTLTRTVRGMMYYRQALVLQSCLDMAPENGISMRLSLFPDCDFSEHSMMMYQLICLFSSDLMEGFRAADILSEESHLLTQSKAVADMKFTYVVSCQSYGIQKRSGDARAQDILRLMTTYPSLRVAYIDEVEETSKEGEASKDRSKKIEKVYYSALVKAAVTKPDDPGQKLDQDIYRIKLPGNAMLGEGKPENQNHAIIFTRGEGLQTIDMNQEHYMEETLKMRNLLQEFTKKHDGVRYPTILGVREHIFTGSVSSLAWFMSNQETSFVTIGQRVLANPLRVRFHYGHPDIFDRLFHLTRGGVSKASKIINLSEDIFAGFNSTLREGNVTHHEYMQVGKGRDVGLNQISLFEAKIAYGNGEQTLSRDIYRLGHRFDFFRMLSCYYTTIGFYFSTMITVWTVYVFLYGRLYLVLSGLDKGLATGRRFIHNDPLQVALASQSFVQLGFLMALPMMMEIGLERGFRTALSDFVLMQLQLASVFFTFSLGTKTHYYGKTLLHGGAEYRATGRGFVVFHAKFAENYRLYSRSHFVKGIELMILLIVFEIFGQSYRGAIAYIFITFSMWFMVVTWLFAPFLFNPSGFEWQKIVDDWTDWNKWISNRGGIGVSPDKSWESWWEKEHEPLKYSGKRGTVLEIVLAVRFFIYQYGLVYHLNITKHTKSVLVYCLSWVVIFFILLVMKAVSVGRRKFSAEFQLVFRLLKGLIFIVFISTIVILIVIPHMTIQDIFVCILAFMPTGWGLLLVAQALKPAIMSVGLWGSIRALARGYEIIMGLLLFTPIAFLAWFPFVSEFQTRMLFNQAFSRGLQISRILGGHKKDRAALSKDDR; from the exons ATGGCCTCCTCCTCCGGGAGGCGGCCGGGCGCGGGCCCCGGCCCAGGCGGCGGCTCCTCCACCCCGGCCCCGGCGTCCGGCGGCGGCAGGAGGATCCTGCGCACGCAGACGGCGGGGAACCTGGGCGAGTCCATCTTCGACAGTGAGGTGGTGCCCTCCTCGCTGGTGGAGATCGCCCCCATCCTCCGTGTCGCCAACGAGGTGGAGGCCAGCAACCCCCGGGTCGCATACCTAT GTCGATTCTACGCCTTCGAGAAGGCCCATCGACTCGACCCCACCTCCAGCGGCCGTGGTGTCCGCCAGTTCAAGACCGCGCTCCTACAGAGGCTCGAAAGG GAAAACGACCCGACGTTGAAGGGGAGGGTTAAGCAGAGCGATGCCCGCGAAATGCAGAGTTTCTACCAGCACTACTACAAGAAGTACATCCAGGCGCTCCAGAATGCCGCCGATAAAGCTGACCG TGCCCAGCTGACAAAGGCGTATCAGACTGCGGCTGTTCTGTTTGAGGTCCTGAAGGCCGTCAATGTCTCACAGAAAATCGAAGTCGATCAGGCG ATTTTGGAGACGCACAACCAAgtcgaggagaagaagaagctgtATCTTCCTTACAATATCCTCCCGCTCGACCCTGACAGTGCTGCTAATCAGGCTATTATGCGATACCCTGAG ATCCAAGCCTCTTTTCACGCTCTTCGTAACACAAGGGGTCTGCCATGGCCCAAGGACCATGAAAAGAAGGATGATGCAGATCTTCTTGAGTGGCTTCAGGCACTGTTTGGGTTTCAG AAAGATAACGTGTCCAATCAACGAGAACATCTCATACTCTTGCTTGCCAACGTCCATATAAGGGAGATGTCCAAACCTGACCAGCAATCAAAG CTAGACGACCATGCGCTAGATATAGTAATGAAGAAGCTCTTCAAGAACTACAAAAGATGGTGCAAATACCTTGGCCGCAAAAGCAGCTTATG GCTGCCGACAATTCAACAAGAAGTACAACAGCGGAAGCTTCTCTATATGGGCCTTTATCTGCTCATATGGGGCGAGGCAGCTAACTTGCGATTTATGCCAGAGTGTCTTTGCTACATCTATCATCAT ATGGCTTTTGAATTGTATGGCATGTTGGCTGGAAATGTGAGCCCAACAACTGGTGAAAATGTTAAACCAGCCTATGGTGGTGCCGAAGAAGCCTTCCTGAAGAAAGTTGTGACCCCAATTTACAAAATCATAGAGATG GAAGCTGAAAGGAGCAAGACCATGAAATCAAAACACTCACATTGGAGAAATTATGATGATCTCAATGAGTACTTTTG GTCAAGAGATTGTTTTCGGTTAGGATGGCCTATGAGAGCTGATGCTGATTTTTTCAAGACTCCAAATTTTGTTCTCAATCCTCGAGATCAGACGAATGGG GAGCACAGACCAGCTGGTAATGACCATTGGATGGGAAAAGTCAACTTTGTTGAAATACGGTCATTTTGGCACATCTTCCGTAGCTTTGACAGGATGTGGAGCTTCTTAATTTTGTCCTTACAG GCCATGGTTATAGTTGCTTGGAATGGTGGCacaccaggtgacatctttgaTGCAGGAGTGTTCAAACAAGTTTTGAGCATATTTATAACTGCTGCAGTAATGAAAATGGGCCAAG CAATTCTGGACATTGTCTTGAGCTGGAAAGCAAGAAGAAGCATGTCTCTTGCTGTCAAACTCCGGTACATCTTGAAATTACTATCAGGAGCTGCATGGGTTGTAATTCTACCAGTAACTTACGCATACACCTCAGACAACCCTACTGGACTCAATAGAACAATCAAAAGCTGGTTCGGTGACGGCCGGAACCAGCCATCGTTATACATCTTGGCTGTTGTGATATATTTGTCACCAAATATGCTGGCGGCTACGTTATTCATTTTTCCTGTCCTGAGGAGATTTCTTGAGAAGTCAAATCTTAAAGTTGTAGCCCTCATAATGTGGTGGTCACAG CCTCGCTTATTCGTTGGCAGAGGAATGCATGAAGGCGCATTCTCCCTTTTCAA GTATACAATGTTCTGGGTCGTTCTTCTGGCCACAAAATTGGTAGTGAGCTTCTATGTGGAG ATCAGGCCACTCGTGCAACCAACAAAAGATATAATGAAGGTGCCAATAACAACATTTCAGTGGCACGAGTTCTTCCCACATG CAAAGAACAACATCGGTGTTGTCATTGCACTTTGGGCTCCTATCATTCTT GTCTATTTCATGGATACCCAAATATGGTATGCAATTTTCTCAACATTAGTTGGTGGTATCTATGGGGCATGTCGTCGTCTTGGTGAG ATACGGACCTTAGGAATGTTAAGATCTCGCTTCGAATCTTTGCCAAAGGCTTTCAATGATCACTTGATTCCAAATGACTCAAAGAGGAGAGGATTCCGCTCCGCTTTCTCCAGCAAACCTTATAAG AAACCTGAGGATGGCAAAGAAGAAGACAAAATAGCTGCAAGATTTGCTCAGATATGGAATCTAATTATCACAAGCTTCCGCCAGGAAGACTTGATAGATAACAG GGAGAAGGACTTGTTACTTGTTCCATACTGCAAGGATCGTGAAATGGATATGATCCAATGGCCACCATTCCTGCTTGCTAGCAAG ATCCCAATAGCATTGGACATGGCAGCAGACAGTGGAGGAAAAGATCGTGATCTAAAGAAAAGGATGAATTCAGATCCATATTTTACTTATGCCATCAAGGAATGCTATGCTTCATTCAAAAACGTAATATATGCTGTAGTGGTTGGTCCACGGGAGCGCGA TGTCATCCAAAAGATTTTTAAAGTGGTGGATGATCTCGTAGCAGCCGATACCCTGATAAAGGATCTGCACATGAGTAACTTGCCTACCCTGAGCAAGAAGTTTATTGAGCTGCTTGTGATACTG CAAAAGAATAACAAGGATGATCTGGGTCAGGTCATCATTTTGTTCCAGGATATGCTCGAGGTGGTTACGAGGGATATAATGGAAGACCAACTCACCGA GCTACTGGAACCGGTACATGGTGGAAATAACAGAAAACACGAAGGGATTACACCACTTGATCAACAGGAACAGGAACAGTTGTTCACTAAAGCCGTTGAATTTGAATTTCCTGTGAAGGCATCAGATGCCTGGAAGGAAAAG ATAAAAAGGCTTCACCTTCTGCTCACAGTGAAGGAATCTGCTATGGATGTTCCTACAAACCTGGATGCTAGAAGGAGGATATCTTTCTTTGCTAATTCTCTTTTTATGGACATGCCAAAAGCTCCAAAAGTGCGCAATATGCTGCCCTTCTC TGTCTTGACTCCCTATTACAAAGAAGACGTCCTTTTCTCCTCACAAGCACTAGAGGAAGAGAACGAGGATGGGGTTTCTATCCTTTTTTACCTGCAAAAAATCTACCCAG ATGAATGGAAAAACTTTCTTGAAAGGGTGGACTGCAAGAATGAAGAGGAACTCCGTGAGACTGAACAAACGGAAGATGAGCTTCGCCTTTGGGCATCATACAGGGGCCAAACTTTGACGAGAACTG TAAGAGGGATGATGTACTACCGACAAGCTTTGGTGCTTCAGTCTTGTCTTGATATGGCCCCAGAGAATGGTATTTCTATGCGACTGAGCCTGTTTCCTGATTGTGATTTTTCGGAACACAGTATGATGATGTATCAACTAATTTGCCTGTTTTCCTCAGATCTTATGGAAGGCTTCAGGGCTGCAGATATACTATCTGAGGAATCACACTTGTTGACTCAGTCAAAAGCTGTAGCCGACATGAAGTTTACATACGTTGTATCATGCCAGTCATATGGTATCCAGAAACGTTCTGGTGATGCACGTGCACAGGATATTCTGAGACTCATGACAAC TTATCCATCACTTCGGGTTGCCTACATTGACGAAGTCGAGGAGACAAGCAAAGAGGGCGAGGCAAGCAAAGATAGGAGCAAGAAGATAGAGAAGGTTTACTACTCGGCGTTGGTGAAGGCAGCAGTAACTAAGCCTGATGATCCTGGTCAGAAACTCGATCAG GACATATACAGGATAAAACTTCCAGGCAATGCAATGTTGGGTGAAGGGAAACCAGAAAATCAGAACCATGCGATAATTTTTACTCGAGGCGAAGGCCTACAGACCATAGACATGAATCAG GAGCATTATATGGAGGAGACATTGAAAATGAGAAACCTGCTGCAAGAGTTTACGAAGAAACATGATGGTGTGAGGTATCCGACAATACTTGGTGTAAGAGAACATATATTCACTGGCAG TGTTTCTTCGCTTGCGTGGTTCATGTCAAACCAAGAGACAAGTTTTGTGACTATTGGACAGCGTGTACTTGCCAATCCTTTAAG GGTTCGATTTCATTATGGACATCCTGATATCTTTGATCGACTTTTCCATCTCACAAGGGGTGGTGTAAGCAAAGCATCTAAGATTATCAATCTTAGTGAGGACATATTTGCTG GATTCAATTCAACGCTGCGTGAAGGAAACGTTACACATCATGAATACATGCAAGTTGGCAAGGGAAGAGATGTTGGTCTCAACCAGATTTCACTATTCGAGGCAAAAATTGCGTATGGTAATGGCGAACAGACACTGAGCCGTGACATCTACCGACTTGGGCATCGTTTTGATTTCTTCAGAATGTTGTCCTGCTACTACACTACTATTGGCTTCTACTTCAGCACAATG ATTACGGTATGGACCGTGTATGTATTTCTCTATGGGCGTCTGTATCTTGTCCTCAGTGGGCTTGATAAAGGACTAGCCACTGGAAGAAGGTTTATACACAATGACCCTCTCCAAGTCGCTCTCGCTTCGCAATCTTTTGTTCAGCTTGGCTTCTTGATGGCGCTCCCTATGATGATGGAGATCGGTCTGGAGAGAGGGTTCAGGACCGCGTTGAGCGACTTTGTGCTCATGCAGCTTCAGTTAGCGTCCGTCTTCTTCACATTCTCCCTCGGAACCAAGACTCACTACTACGGAAAGACGCTGCTCCACGGAGGAGCCGAGTACAGAGCCACCGGACGTGGATTCGTGGTGTTCCATGCCAAATTCGCCGAGAACTATCGACTGTACTCACGGAGCCATTTCGTCAAGGGCATCGAGCTGATGATCCTGCTTATCGTGTTTGAGATCTTCGGGCAGTCGTACCGAGGAGCTATCGCGtacatcttcatcaccttctccATGTGGTTCATGGTTGTCACCTGGCTCTTTGCGCCGTTCCTGTTCAACCCTTCTGGGTTCGAGTGGCAGAAGATTGTGGACGACTGGACCGACTGGAACAAGTGGATCAGCAACCGCGGGGGTATCGGTGTTTCGCCGGACAAAAGCTGGGAGTCATGGTGGGAGAAAGAGCACGAGCCACTTAAATACTCCGGGAAGCGTGGCACCGTTCTTGAGATAGTGCTGGCGGTGCGCTTCTTCATCTACCAGTATGGGCTTGTTTACCATCTCAACATAACCAAACACACCAAGAGCGTCCTG GTGTATTGCTTGTCATGGGTTGTCATCTTCTTCATATTGCTGGTGATGAAG GCTGTGTCGGTTGGTCGGCGGAAATTCAGCGCCGAGTTCCAGCTTGTGTTCCGGCTGCTCAAGGGGCtgatcttcatcgtcttcatctccACCATCGTGATCCTGATCGTGATCCCCCACATGACGATCCAGGACATATTTGTCTGCATCCTCGCCTTCATGCCGACGGGATGGGGCCTGCTCCTG GTTGCTCAGGCGCTGAAGCCTGCGATCATGAGCGTGGGGCTGTGGGGGTCGATCCGGGCGCTGGCTCGTGGGTACGAGATCATCATGGGGCTGCTGCTCTTCACCCCGATCGCGTTCCTGGCGTGGTTCCCGTTCGTGTCTGAGTTCCAGACCCGGATGCTCTTCAACCAGGCCTTCAGCCGTGGGCTGCAGATCTCGAGGATCCTGGGCGGGCACAAGAAGGACCGGGCGGCGCTGAGCAAGGACGATAGGTAG